The proteins below are encoded in one region of Shewanella algae:
- the ychF gene encoding redox-regulated ATPase YchF: MGFKCGIVGLPNVGKSTLFNALTKAGIEAANFPFCTIEPNTGVVPVPDARLDALAEIVKPERVLPTTMEFVDIAGLVAGASKGEGLGNKFLANIRETDAIGHVVRCFENDNIVHVANKVDPAGDIEVINTELALADLDSVERAILRQQKRAKGGDKDAKFEVEVLEKLKPVLDEGHMLRTLDLSKEELEAVAYLNLLTLKPTMYIANVSEDGFDNNPHLDTVRAIAEKENAVVVPVCAAIESDLAEMDEEERSEFLEELGLEEPGLDRVIRAGYELLTLQTYFTAGVKEVRAWTVTVGSTAPQAAGKIHTDFERGFIRAQVMAYDDFVQFKGEAGCKEAGKLRVEGKTYIVKDGDVMHFLFNV, encoded by the coding sequence ATGGGTTTTAAATGCGGCATCGTTGGTCTGCCAAACGTCGGTAAGTCAACTCTGTTCAATGCGTTAACCAAGGCTGGCATCGAAGCGGCAAACTTTCCCTTCTGTACCATAGAACCCAACACAGGTGTGGTGCCAGTGCCGGATGCTCGTCTGGACGCCCTGGCTGAAATCGTTAAGCCTGAGCGGGTACTGCCGACCACCATGGAGTTTGTGGACATTGCCGGTCTGGTTGCCGGGGCATCCAAGGGCGAAGGTCTGGGTAACAAGTTCCTGGCCAACATCCGTGAAACCGATGCTATCGGCCATGTGGTACGTTGCTTCGAGAACGACAATATTGTTCACGTGGCCAACAAGGTTGACCCGGCCGGTGATATTGAAGTGATCAATACCGAACTGGCACTGGCGGATCTCGACAGTGTTGAGCGTGCCATACTGCGTCAGCAAAAGCGCGCCAAGGGTGGTGATAAAGACGCCAAATTTGAAGTCGAAGTACTGGAAAAACTCAAGCCGGTACTGGACGAAGGCCATATGCTGCGCACCCTGGATTTGAGCAAAGAGGAGCTGGAAGCCGTGGCTTACCTGAACCTGCTGACGCTCAAGCCAACCATGTATATTGCCAACGTTTCTGAAGATGGCTTCGACAATAACCCGCATCTGGATACAGTGCGTGCCATTGCCGAAAAAGAAAATGCCGTTGTGGTGCCTGTGTGCGCCGCTATCGAGTCAGATCTGGCGGAAATGGATGAGGAAGAGCGTAGCGAGTTCCTCGAAGAGCTGGGCCTGGAAGAGCCAGGGCTTGATCGGGTGATCCGCGCCGGTTACGAATTGCTGACACTGCAAACCTACTTTACTGCCGGGGTGAAAGAGGTCCGCGCCTGGACTGTGACTGTCGGTTCTACCGCACCGCAGGCGGCCGGTAAAATTCACACCGACTTTGAGCGCGGCTTTATTCGGGCTCAGGTTATGGCCTATGATGACTTTGTTCAGTTCAAGGGCGAAGCCGGTTGTAAGGAAGCGGGTAAGCTGCGGGTGGAAGGGAAAACCTATATCGTCAAAGACGGCGACGTAATGCACTTCCTGTTTAACGTATAA
- the miaB gene encoding tRNA (N6-isopentenyl adenosine(37)-C2)-methylthiotransferase MiaB → MSKKLHIKTWGCQMNEYDSSKMADLLNEFQGYTLTEEADEADILLLNTCSIREKAQEKVFHQLGRWKTLKDKNPELIIGVGGCVASQEGKAIKERAQCVDIIFGPQTLHRLPEMINQVRSGDQAVIDVSFPEIEKFDRLPEPRAEGPTAFVSIMEGCSKYCSFCVVPYTRGEEVSRPLDDIILEIAQLAEQGVREVNLLGQNVNAYRGLTHDDEICSFAELLRYVAAIDGIDRIRFTTSHPIEFTQDIIDVYEDTPELVSFLHLPVQSGSDRILTQMKRGHMAIEYKSIIRRLRKARPDIQISSDFIIGFPGESKEDFADTMKLIEEVGFDHSFSFIYSARPGTPAADLPDDVDMEEKKQRLAILQDRITQQAQRYSRQMLGTVQRILVEGPSVKNPMELRGRTENNRVVNFEGQPKHIGSFVDVEIVDVYTNSLRGKFVRGEDEMDLRKSLRPSDILAKHNQEDTLGVTQFTP, encoded by the coding sequence ATGAGTAAAAAACTCCATATTAAAACCTGGGGCTGTCAGATGAATGAGTACGACTCATCCAAGATGGCCGATCTGTTAAACGAATTTCAGGGCTACACCCTGACCGAAGAGGCTGATGAGGCAGATATTCTGCTGCTCAATACCTGTTCTATTCGTGAAAAAGCGCAGGAAAAGGTATTCCATCAGCTGGGCCGCTGGAAAACACTCAAAGACAAGAATCCTGAGCTGATCATTGGCGTGGGTGGTTGTGTGGCTTCGCAGGAAGGCAAGGCGATAAAAGAACGCGCCCAGTGCGTGGATATTATCTTCGGCCCTCAAACCCTGCACCGTCTGCCAGAGATGATCAACCAGGTTCGCAGTGGCGACCAGGCGGTGATTGACGTCAGCTTCCCGGAAATCGAGAAGTTCGACCGTTTGCCCGAGCCCCGCGCCGAAGGCCCCACCGCCTTTGTCTCCATCATGGAAGGCTGCAGCAAGTACTGCTCTTTCTGCGTGGTGCCCTATACCCGCGGCGAAGAAGTCAGCCGGCCACTGGATGACATCATCCTGGAAATCGCTCAACTGGCCGAGCAAGGGGTGCGTGAAGTCAACCTGCTGGGGCAAAACGTTAACGCCTATCGCGGCCTGACCCATGATGACGAAATTTGCAGCTTTGCCGAGCTGCTGCGTTATGTGGCCGCCATCGACGGAATCGACCGCATCCGCTTTACCACCAGCCACCCGATAGAGTTCACCCAGGACATTATCGATGTCTATGAAGACACTCCTGAGCTGGTCAGCTTCCTGCACCTGCCGGTGCAATCGGGTTCAGACCGCATTCTGACCCAGATGAAGCGCGGCCATATGGCAATCGAGTACAAGTCTATCATTCGCCGTCTGCGTAAGGCGAGACCGGATATTCAGATAAGCTCCGACTTTATCATCGGCTTCCCCGGCGAAAGCAAAGAAGATTTTGCCGACACCATGAAGCTGATTGAAGAAGTGGGCTTCGACCACAGCTTCAGCTTTATCTACAGTGCCCGTCCCGGCACCCCGGCGGCCGACTTGCCGGATGATGTGGATATGGAAGAGAAAAAGCAGCGTCTGGCAATCCTGCAGGACAGGATCACCCAACAGGCGCAGCGCTACAGCCGCCAGATGCTGGGCACAGTGCAACGAATTCTGGTGGAAGGCCCATCGGTCAAGAACCCCATGGAGCTACGCGGCCGCACCGAAAACAACCGTGTGGTCAACTTCGAAGGCCAGCCCAAGCACATAGGCAGCTTCGTGGATGTGGAAATCGTCGATGTCTACACCAACTCGCTGCGCGGCAAGTTTGTTCGCGGTGAAGATGAGATGGACTTGCGCAAGAGCCTGCGCCCCAGTGATATTCTGGCCAAGCATAATCAGGAAGACACTCTGGGCGTGACTCAGTTCACCCCGTAA
- a CDS encoding FAD-dependent oxidoreductase, which produces MIEAKTVTIEHNSVAEAAEKRDSRKGIVTEQHETKDIVIIGGGMVGAATALGVAKLGLEVALVEAFEPEAFDASQPLDVRVSAISVASEALLERLGAFDTLLGMRHVAYRGLETWEMEGCITRFHASQIKAERLGHIVENRLVQLALWQEFDNHPNLTLCCPARVGRMVRSSVGIEVSLDDGRVFDARLLVGADGANSRVRQWAGIGISGWDYSQSCMLINIATECDEQDVTWQQFTPQGPRSLLPLPGKNASLVWYDDAKQIRSLMQLSDSQLKQAIINHFPDRLDPHFEVLAKGSFPLTRRHAQQYYRDNLVILGDAAHTINPLAGQGVNLGFKDVEALIATITQALEKGEDWSKATVLEGFQKQRWFDNQLMMTGMDLFYAGFSNDLLPLKLLRNAGLKLADINTPVKQQVLKYALGLR; this is translated from the coding sequence ATGATTGAAGCCAAAACAGTTACCATTGAACACAACTCTGTGGCCGAGGCGGCAGAGAAGAGAGACAGCAGGAAAGGCATAGTGACAGAACAACATGAGACCAAGGATATCGTCATCATAGGTGGCGGTATGGTGGGCGCGGCGACGGCGCTGGGGGTGGCCAAACTCGGGCTGGAAGTGGCGCTGGTGGAGGCCTTTGAACCCGAGGCCTTCGATGCCTCGCAACCTCTGGATGTCAGGGTCTCGGCCATCAGTGTGGCATCGGAGGCGCTACTCGAGCGCCTGGGAGCATTCGATACTCTGCTCGGAATGCGCCATGTGGCTTATCGTGGCCTGGAAACCTGGGAAATGGAAGGCTGCATTACCCGTTTCCATGCCAGTCAGATCAAGGCCGAGCGTCTCGGCCACATAGTGGAAAACCGTTTGGTGCAGCTGGCACTGTGGCAGGAATTCGACAACCACCCCAATCTGACCCTCTGCTGCCCGGCCCGGGTCGGGCGCATGGTGCGCTCCAGCGTGGGTATAGAGGTGAGTCTGGACGATGGCCGGGTGTTCGATGCCCGCTTGCTGGTGGGGGCCGATGGTGCCAACTCCAGAGTGCGTCAATGGGCCGGAATTGGTATCAGTGGTTGGGATTATTCCCAGTCCTGCATGCTGATCAATATCGCCACCGAGTGTGATGAGCAGGATGTGACCTGGCAACAGTTTACTCCGCAAGGGCCGCGCTCCTTGCTGCCATTGCCGGGCAAAAATGCTTCCTTGGTTTGGTATGACGATGCCAAACAAATTCGCAGTTTGATGCAGCTAAGCGACAGCCAACTGAAGCAGGCGATCATCAATCACTTCCCCGATAGGCTGGATCCCCACTTCGAAGTGTTGGCCAAGGGCAGTTTCCCGCTGACCCGGCGCCATGCGCAGCAATACTATCGTGATAACCTGGTGATCCTGGGGGATGCGGCTCACACCATTAACCCGCTGGCGGGGCAGGGGGTTAACCTGGGCTTTAAAGACGTCGAAGCCTTGATAGCGACAATCACCCAGGCGCTGGAGAAGGGCGAAGACTGGTCAAAGGCCACAGTGCTTGAAGGGTTCCAAAAGCAGCGTTGGTTTGACAATCAGTTGATGATGACAGGCATGGATCTCTTCTATGCCGGTTTCAGTAACGATCTGCTGCCACTTAAACTGTTGCGTAACGCCGGGCTCAAGCTGGCGGATATCAATACCCCGGTCAAGCAGCAAGTCCTCAAGTATGCGCTGGGGCTGAGATAA
- the ispE gene encoding 4-(cytidine 5'-diphospho)-2-C-methyl-D-erythritol kinase: protein MSPLDQTSKPNSLSLGWPAPAKLNLFLHINGRREDGYHELQTLFQFLDHGDLLDFKVTANGELKLHSNLGAAVPDSDNLILKAAKSLQQASGCELGAEIWLDKKLPMGGGLGGGSSDAATTLVALNALWQTGLSETELAQIGLKLGADVPVFIKGLAAFAEGVGEKLQPVDPAEPWYLVLVPEAHVSTEKVFHDPDLPRDTPKLSLEQLLSAPWQNDCQALVCRHYPQVAKALGWLLEYAPSRMTGTGACVFGEFEKQQQALDCLAQLPPSFKGFVAKGINRSPLQSRLARL, encoded by the coding sequence ATGAGTCCTCTAGACCAAACATCCAAACCCAATAGTCTTTCGCTTGGCTGGCCGGCCCCGGCCAAGCTTAATCTGTTTTTGCATATCAATGGTCGCCGGGAAGATGGCTACCATGAACTGCAGACCCTGTTTCAGTTTCTCGACCATGGTGACCTGTTGGACTTTAAAGTCACCGCCAATGGCGAGCTCAAACTACACTCCAATCTCGGCGCTGCTGTCCCGGATAGCGATAACTTAATTCTCAAGGCCGCAAAATCATTGCAGCAAGCCAGCGGTTGTGAACTGGGGGCCGAGATCTGGCTCGACAAGAAACTGCCCATGGGCGGCGGTCTGGGGGGCGGCTCGTCGGACGCGGCCACCACTCTGGTGGCCCTCAACGCCCTGTGGCAAACCGGCCTGAGTGAAACCGAACTTGCGCAAATTGGTTTAAAACTCGGCGCTGATGTTCCTGTTTTCATTAAGGGTTTGGCGGCCTTTGCCGAAGGGGTAGGCGAAAAACTTCAGCCGGTGGATCCGGCCGAACCTTGGTACCTGGTGCTGGTTCCCGAGGCCCATGTCTCCACTGAAAAAGTGTTCCATGATCCTGATTTACCAAGAGATACTCCCAAGCTCTCTCTGGAGCAACTGCTGAGTGCCCCTTGGCAAAACGACTGTCAGGCGCTGGTATGTCGCCATTACCCTCAAGTTGCCAAGGCCTTGGGCTGGCTGCTAGAATATGCGCCGTCCAGAATGACCGGAACCGGTGCCTGCGTGTTCGGGGAGTTCGAAAAACAGCAACAAGCTCTCGATTGTCTGGCACAGCTGCCACCATCTTTCAAAGGCTTTGTTGCCAAAGGGATAAATAGATCGCCGCTTCAGAGTCGACTGGCTCGCCTCTGA
- the pth gene encoding aminoacyl-tRNA hydrolase, whose translation MTEIKLIVGLANPGAEYAQTRHNAGAWYVQELARGCGAQLSADSKYFGLTARVTLKGRDVRLLIPSTYMNLSGKSVAALANFFRIQPEEILVAHDELDMPPGVAKFKLGGGHGGHNGLKDIIAKLGNNKNFYRLRIGIGHPGDKNKVSGYVLGKAPSTEQSLIDAAVDEAVRATDILFAEDMTKAMHRLHSFKAV comes from the coding sequence ATGACAGAGATTAAACTTATCGTCGGGCTGGCCAATCCCGGCGCCGAGTATGCCCAGACCCGCCATAATGCCGGCGCCTGGTATGTGCAGGAGCTGGCCAGAGGTTGCGGTGCCCAGCTCAGTGCCGACAGCAAGTATTTTGGCCTGACTGCCAGAGTTACGCTCAAGGGCCGCGATGTGCGCCTGCTGATCCCTTCCACTTATATGAACCTGAGTGGCAAGTCGGTGGCGGCATTGGCGAACTTCTTCCGTATTCAACCGGAGGAGATTTTGGTGGCCCACGATGAGCTGGACATGCCGCCGGGCGTGGCCAAGTTCAAGCTTGGCGGTGGTCATGGCGGCCATAACGGCCTTAAGGACATTATTGCCAAGCTGGGCAACAACAAGAATTTTTATCGTCTGCGGATTGGCATAGGTCACCCCGGGGACAAGAACAAAGTCAGCGGCTATGTGCTTGGCAAGGCGCCGAGTACTGAGCAGTCGCTGATAGATGCCGCGGTAGATGAAGCGGTGCGCGCCACTGATATCCTCTTTGCCGAGGATATGACCAAGGCGATGCACAGGCTGCACTCCTTTAAAGCGGTCTAA
- a CDS encoding AAA family ATPase: MSGHIKKIDSIKSMAVYDDFQWSSSMRDAGNNIAEFKTLNVLYGRNYSGKTTLSRIFRALETGTISDKYSSPEFQLSFDGGRIATQRSLSNHGQIVRVFNEDFVRDNLRFIVDDEQTINSFAILGEDNTRLEEEIEKHEAELGSEEDKSGLLGELFGAEEKFKGAKKEHDDKSSELEGKLRDKANKAGTGIKHNKTFGDANYNVPKIKTDISTVTKDTYSPLTDEQVSKFHDLLREEPKSEIPESSTFNLQYSAIVSKAKELIEKKIQASDPIQELLNDAALASWVRTGRGHHQEKRDKCAFCGSDLPEDLWVKLDKHFNQESEELRQALETLLGSIELERARVPNLLKIKNSDFYSNFTADLDSLAEQLSTLSESYSQRLDSIKEQIEKRRDDIFTPLEFKTSESIEDALNTVRDSYEELRNESNQLTATLSADQSEARAALRLHEVYTFINDIKYGDECKTIEALNGAMGEANEAKNTAKEKVDVKREKIAELKAQLKDESKGADRVNDYLNNFFGHQSLSLKAIEENLGDASSGYRFEVTRNDKKAFHLSEGECSLIAFCYFMAKLEDIETKGNQPIIWIDDPISSLDANHIFFVYSLINAKIVTPEKYEDDGEIKERDRFKQLFISTHNLDFLKYLKRLPGALNKKKSQYFIINRTDQVSDITLMPRYLKDYVTEFNFLFHQIYKCAHAQIECDENHDCYYNFGNNARKFLEAFLYYKYPNAVEKDDKLARFFGDDALASSLTDRINNEFSHLEGVFERSVLPIDVPEMKTTASFILRKIEEKDPDQYSALLQSIGVENA; the protein is encoded by the coding sequence ATGAGCGGACATATAAAAAAAATAGACTCAATTAAAAGTATGGCGGTCTATGATGATTTTCAGTGGTCATCATCTATGCGTGATGCAGGTAACAACATCGCAGAATTTAAAACCCTAAACGTCCTATATGGCCGCAACTACTCTGGCAAAACAACACTCTCGCGGATCTTCAGAGCTCTCGAAACTGGCACGATATCGGACAAATATAGTTCACCTGAGTTTCAATTGTCTTTTGATGGCGGCAGGATTGCCACGCAGAGGTCATTAAGCAATCATGGTCAAATCGTTCGGGTTTTCAATGAGGACTTTGTCCGAGACAACCTTCGGTTCATTGTTGATGACGAGCAGACGATCAATTCATTCGCCATCTTGGGGGAAGATAACACAAGGCTTGAGGAAGAAATCGAGAAGCATGAAGCCGAACTTGGGAGCGAAGAGGACAAGTCTGGACTGCTGGGAGAACTCTTTGGGGCTGAAGAAAAATTCAAAGGAGCCAAAAAAGAACATGACGACAAGTCGTCAGAGTTGGAGGGGAAGTTACGTGATAAAGCCAATAAGGCAGGCACTGGAATCAAGCACAATAAAACGTTTGGTGATGCCAACTACAATGTTCCTAAAATAAAGACAGACATCTCGACTGTTACTAAAGACACTTATTCTCCGCTTACTGATGAGCAGGTGAGCAAGTTTCACGACCTCCTTAGAGAAGAACCCAAATCGGAAATCCCTGAATCATCAACTTTTAATCTTCAATACTCTGCTATCGTTTCAAAGGCTAAAGAACTCATTGAAAAAAAGATTCAGGCGTCTGATCCAATTCAGGAATTACTGAACGATGCGGCTTTGGCCTCGTGGGTGAGGACTGGTCGGGGTCACCATCAAGAGAAAAGAGATAAGTGCGCATTTTGTGGCAGCGATCTTCCTGAAGATCTGTGGGTGAAATTGGACAAGCATTTTAATCAGGAGTCTGAAGAGCTTCGTCAAGCATTGGAAACCCTGCTTGGATCAATTGAACTTGAGCGAGCCCGAGTTCCTAATCTACTGAAAATCAAAAACTCGGATTTCTACTCTAACTTTACAGCCGACTTGGATTCATTGGCGGAACAGTTGTCGACCTTATCAGAGTCTTACAGCCAGAGGCTGGACTCGATAAAAGAACAGATTGAAAAACGAAGAGATGACATTTTTACGCCTCTTGAGTTTAAAACATCTGAGTCTATTGAAGATGCTTTGAATACGGTCAGGGATTCGTATGAGGAGCTCAGAAACGAGTCTAACCAGCTTACAGCTACACTAAGCGCCGACCAATCAGAAGCTCGTGCGGCTCTCCGCCTCCATGAGGTTTATACATTCATAAACGACATTAAGTATGGAGACGAGTGTAAGACCATTGAGGCATTGAATGGCGCTATGGGCGAAGCGAATGAAGCTAAAAACACCGCAAAAGAAAAAGTTGATGTAAAACGAGAAAAGATCGCTGAATTGAAGGCCCAGTTAAAAGATGAAAGCAAGGGAGCTGATAGGGTAAACGATTATCTGAACAACTTTTTCGGCCACCAGTCTCTCTCACTAAAAGCCATTGAAGAAAACTTGGGGGACGCGTCATCTGGATACCGGTTTGAGGTAACTCGAAACGACAAAAAAGCATTCCATCTCAGCGAAGGTGAATGCAGCCTGATAGCTTTCTGTTACTTCATGGCCAAGCTTGAAGACATAGAGACTAAAGGTAACCAGCCAATCATTTGGATCGATGACCCCATTTCCAGCTTGGATGCAAACCATATCTTTTTTGTCTACAGCCTTATTAATGCAAAGATTGTAACGCCAGAGAAATATGAAGATGACGGTGAGATCAAGGAACGTGACCGTTTTAAGCAGCTATTTATTTCGACTCACAATTTGGATTTTTTGAAGTATCTGAAGCGGCTTCCCGGCGCTTTGAACAAAAAAAAGTCCCAATACTTTATCATTAACCGAACGGATCAAGTCAGTGACATTACATTGATGCCTCGATACCTGAAAGACTACGTCACGGAGTTCAACTTCCTGTTTCATCAAATTTATAAATGCGCTCATGCCCAGATCGAGTGTGATGAAAATCATGATTGCTACTACAACTTTGGAAACAATGCCCGCAAGTTTCTTGAAGCATTCTTGTACTACAAATACCCCAATGCCGTAGAAAAAGATGATAAGTTGGCGCGTTTTTTCGGAGATGATGCATTGGCATCGTCACTAACGGATCGCATCAATAATGAGTTTTCCCATTTAGAAGGTGTATTTGAGAGAAGTGTTTTGCCTATTGATGTGCCAGAGATGAAGACAACGGCAAGTTTTATATTGCGAAAAATTGAAGAAAAAGATCCGGACCAGTATTCGGCGCTACTTCAAAGTATTGGGGTAGAAAATGCCTAA
- a CDS encoding ribose-phosphate pyrophosphokinase, whose product MPDIKLFAGNATPSLAKKIADRLFCKLGDAEVGRFSDGEISVQINENVRGADVFIIQSTCAPTNDNLMELIVMVDALRRASAGRITAVIPYFGYARQDRRVRSARVPITAKVVADFLSSVGVDRVLTCDLHAEQIQGFFDVPVDNVFGSPVLLEDMLAKKLDNPVVVSPDIGGVVRARAVAKLLDDSDLAIIDKRRPQANVAQVMHIIGDVQGRDCIIVDDMIDTGGTLCKAAEALKEHGANRVFAYATHPVFSGNAASNIVNSVIDEVIVTDTVPLSPEMLKTGKVSQLTMSAVLAEAIRRVSNEESISAMFQH is encoded by the coding sequence GTGCCCGACATCAAGCTCTTTGCTGGGAACGCTACCCCCAGTCTCGCCAAAAAGATAGCCGACCGTCTTTTTTGTAAACTCGGAGACGCAGAGGTAGGCCGTTTCAGCGATGGTGAAATCAGTGTCCAGATAAACGAAAATGTACGTGGTGCTGATGTGTTTATCATTCAGTCCACCTGCGCACCAACCAACGACAACCTGATGGAGTTGATCGTAATGGTTGATGCCCTGCGCCGCGCTTCAGCCGGCCGTATCACAGCCGTTATCCCTTACTTTGGTTATGCCCGTCAGGACCGCCGTGTCCGCAGCGCCCGTGTACCCATTACCGCCAAAGTGGTTGCCGATTTCCTCTCCAGCGTGGGTGTCGACAGAGTACTGACCTGTGACCTGCACGCCGAGCAGATCCAGGGCTTCTTCGATGTACCGGTAGACAACGTCTTCGGTAGCCCAGTGCTGCTGGAAGATATGCTGGCCAAGAAACTGGACAACCCAGTTGTTGTTTCCCCCGATATCGGTGGTGTTGTTCGCGCCCGCGCCGTAGCCAAACTGCTCGACGACTCAGATCTGGCGATCATCGACAAGCGTCGCCCACAGGCCAACGTGGCTCAGGTAATGCACATCATAGGTGACGTTCAAGGCCGTGACTGCATCATAGTTGATGACATGATCGACACAGGTGGCACTCTGTGTAAGGCTGCTGAAGCCCTGAAAGAACACGGCGCCAACCGCGTCTTTGCTTATGCGACCCACCCGGTATTCTCCGGCAATGCCGCCAGCAACATAGTAAATTCAGTGATTGACGAAGTCATAGTGACTGACACTGTGCCCCTGAGCCCAGAAATGCTCAAGACAGGCAAAGTGAGCCAGTTGACCATGTCAGCGGTACTGGCCGAGGCTATCCGCCGCGTCAGCAACGAAGAATCTATCTCTGCCATGTTCCAGCACTAA
- a CDS encoding pyridoxal phosphate-dependent aminotransferase, whose product MQLSRRHFIQAGLAGTALGLSGCSNFSLSSQEQAQATASKGPLALNFNENPLGMPSSAREAIMQHMGEAHLYPDSARQALLKRLASYHGISQEQLIYGNGSSEVLKFAIDAMASAHCQLVMPKPTFDIVADYAKARGLKVTEVPLTAELQTDIAAMRAAVAAHPGPSIVYLCNPNNPTGLLLPKAPVAQWLAKASPALQFIIDEAYGEYAGSDFQSALPFIQNGQKHTVLTKTFSKAWGMAGLRAGYAIAAPEMIAAMQAQASFDNANLFALYGAAAVLDDSAWLAQTRSNNLEAGAIIIATLKLLGLDYLPLNASFIFHRIKGNNEDYRKRMQQAGILVGRTFPGLEGWNRLTLGTPMQMQQVAKEMQRLRLEGLL is encoded by the coding sequence ATGCAATTAAGTCGTAGGCATTTTATTCAGGCCGGTCTAGCCGGTACCGCACTGGGGCTCAGTGGCTGCAGTAATTTCTCTTTATCTTCTCAGGAGCAGGCCCAAGCTACTGCCTCCAAGGGTCCTCTGGCGCTGAACTTCAATGAAAACCCGCTGGGGATGCCAAGCAGTGCCAGAGAAGCCATTATGCAGCATATGGGCGAGGCGCACCTGTATCCCGACAGTGCCCGTCAGGCTTTGCTCAAGCGCCTGGCAAGCTACCACGGTATCAGTCAAGAACAGCTCATCTATGGCAATGGCTCTTCCGAAGTACTCAAGTTCGCCATAGATGCCATGGCCAGCGCTCACTGCCAGTTGGTGATGCCCAAGCCCACTTTTGACATAGTGGCCGACTATGCCAAGGCCCGGGGGCTCAAGGTAACAGAAGTGCCACTGACCGCCGAGCTGCAAACCGATATCGCCGCTATGCGAGCCGCCGTGGCCGCACACCCTGGCCCTTCCATTGTCTATCTGTGTAACCCCAACAACCCAACCGGCCTCTTGCTGCCCAAGGCGCCGGTTGCACAGTGGCTAGCCAAGGCCAGTCCCGCGCTGCAGTTTATTATTGACGAGGCCTACGGCGAGTATGCCGGTAGCGATTTCCAATCCGCGCTGCCGTTCATCCAAAATGGCCAGAAACACACAGTGCTGACCAAGACGTTCTCCAAAGCATGGGGAATGGCGGGACTAAGAGCCGGTTATGCCATTGCCGCTCCGGAAATGATAGCCGCCATGCAGGCCCAGGCGAGTTTTGACAACGCCAACCTGTTTGCCCTCTATGGGGCGGCAGCAGTGTTGGATGACAGCGCCTGGCTGGCGCAGACCCGCAGCAACAACTTGGAGGCCGGTGCCATTATCATTGCCACACTCAAACTGCTGGGGCTCGACTATCTGCCGCTCAACGCCAGTTTTATTTTCCACCGCATCAAGGGCAATAATGAAGACTATCGCAAGCGGATGCAGCAGGCCGGCATTCTGGTGGGCCGCACCTTCCCTGGGCTTGAAGGCTGGAATCGCTTGACCTTGGGCACACCAATGCAGATGCAACAAGTTGCCAAAGAGATGCAACGTCTGCGTTTGGAAGGTTTGCTCTAA